From a region of the Oryza sativa Japonica Group chromosome 6, ASM3414082v1 genome:
- the LOC4341824 gene encoding alpha-glucosidase isoform X2, with the protein MATRARPLLLCLCLCFASSCLSSAVDAAAAAGNGYRTTAFLVDDEGRRLRAELVAGGGGGNTAYGGDVQRLDVYASLETDSRLHVRITDADHPRWEVPQDVIPRPSPDSFLAATRPGGGRVLSTATSDLTFAIHTSPFRFTVTRRSTGDVLFDTTPNLVFKDRYLELTSSLPPPGRASLYGLGEQTKRTFRLQRNDTFTLWNSDIAAGNVDLNLYGSHPFYMDVRSGGGGGGGAAHGVLLLNSNGMDVIYGGSYVTYKVIGGVLDFYFFAGPSPLAVVDQYTQLIGRPAPMPYWSFGFHQCRYGYKNVADLEGVVAGYAKARIPLEVMWTDIDYMDAYKDFTLDPVNFPADRMRPFVDRLHRNGQKFVVIIDPGINVNTTYGTFVRGMKQDIFLKWNGSNYLGVVWPGNVYFPDFLNPRAAEFWAREIAAFRRTLPVDGLWVDMNEISNFVDPPPLNAIDDPPYRINNSGVRRPINNKTVPASAVHYGGVAEYDAHNLFGFLEARATHDALLRDTGRRPFVLSRSTFVGSGRYTAHWTGDNAATWEDLHYSINTMLSFGLFGIPMIGADICGFGGNTTEELCSRWIQLGAFYPFSRDHSAIGTVRRELYLWESVARSARKALGLRYRLLPYLYTLMYEAHTTGAPIARPLFFSYPGDVETYGIDRQFLLGRGVLVSPVLEPGATTVTAYFPAGRWFSLYDFSLAVATKTGKRVTLPAPADTVNVHVAGGNILTLQQPALTSSRVRQSVVHLLVALADDGTATGDLFLDDGESPEMAGPRSRWSQIKFSGATESGGGVVRVRSHVVHDSYAPSRTMAIGKVVLMGLRSAAPPKGFAVYANGVQVNASTAVGGAAGSPEKGALGVAHVSGLTLVVGQEFDLKVVMTY; encoded by the exons CCTGGAGACGGACAGCCGGCTACACGTCCGCATCACCGACGCCGACCACCCTCGATGGGAGGTGCCCCAGGACGTCATCCCGCGCCCCTCGCCGGActccttcctcgccgccacacgcccaggcggcggccgcgtcctctCCACGGCGACCTCCGACCTCACCTTCGCCATCCACACCTCCCCGTTCCGCTTCACCGTCACCCGCCGCTCCACCGGTGACGTCCTCTTCGACACCACCCCAAACCTCGTCTTCAAGGATCGCTACCTCGAGCTCAcctcctcgctgccgccgcccggccgcgcgTCGCTGTACGGCCTCGGCGAGCAGACCAAGCGCACGTTCCGGCTCCAGCGGAATGACACCTTCACGCTCTGGAACTCCGACATCGCCGCCGGCAACGTCGACCTCAACCTGTACGGCTCCCACCCCTTCTACATGGACgtgcgctccggcggcggcggcggcggcggcgcggcgcacggcGTGCTCCTCCTTAACAGCAACGGCATGGACGTCATCTATGGCGGATCCTACGTCACCTACAAGGTGATCGGCGGCGTGCTGGATTTCTACTTCTTCGCCGGCCCGTCCcctctcgccgtcgtcgaccagTACACCCAGCTCATCGGCCGACCTGCCCCCATGCCGTACTGGTCATTCG GGTTCCACCAGTGCAGGTACGGGTACAAGAACGTGGCTGATCTTgagggcgtcgtcgccggctaCGCCAAGGCGAGGATCCCACTGGAGGTGATGTGGACGGACATCGATTACATGGACGCCTACAAGGACTTCACGCTTGATCCGGTGAACTTCCCGGCCGACCGGATGCGGCCGTTCGTCGACCGCCTCCACCGCAACGGCCAGAAGTTCGTCGTCATCATTGACCCAG GGATCAACGTGAACACGACGTACGGGACGTTCGTCCGGGGAATGAAGCAGGACATCTTCTTGAAGTGGAACGGGAGCAACTACCTCGGCGTGGTGTGGCCGGGGAACGTCTACTTCCCGGACTTCCTCAACCCGCGCGCCGCCGAGTTCTGGGCGCGCGAGATCGCCGCGTTCCGGCGGACCCTCCCCGTCGACGGGCTGTGGGTCGACATGAACGAGATCTCCAACTTCGTCGACCCGCCGCCGCTCAACGCGATCGACGACCCGCCGTACCGCATCAACAACTCCGGCGTGCGCCGCCCCATCAACAACAAGACGGTGCCGGCCTCCGCCGTGCACTACGGCGGCGTGGCCGAGTACGACGCGCACAACCTCTTCGGCTTCCTCGAGGCGCGGGCCACGCACGACGCGCTGCTCCGTGACACCGGCCGCCGGCCGTTCGTGCTCAGCCGCTCCACGTTCGTCGGCTCCGGCAGGTACACCGCTCACTGGACCGGCGACAACGCCGCGACGTGGGAGGACCTCCACTACTCCATCAACACCATGCTCAGCTTCGGCCTCTTCGGCATCCCCATGATCGGCGCCGACATCTGCGGCTTCGGCGGCAACACCACCGAGGAGCTCTGCAGCCGCTGGATTCAG CTTGGCGCGTTCTACCCGTTCTCGAGGGATCACTCGGCGATCGGCACCGTCCGGCGAGAGCTGTACCTGTGGGAGTCGGtggcgaggtcggcgaggaaggCGCTCGGCCTGCGCTACCGGCTGCTCCCCTACTTGTACACGCTCATGTACGAGGCGCACACCACCGGCGCGCCCATCGCGCGGCCGCTCTTCTTCTCCTACCCCGGCGACGTCGAGACGTACGGCATCGACAGGCAGTTCCTGCTCGGGCGCGGCGTGCTCGTGTCGCCGGTGCTCGAGCCGGGCGCGACCACCGTCACCGCCTACTTCCCGGCCGGACGGTGGTTCAGCCTCTACGACttctccctcgccgtcgccacgaAGACCGGCAAGCGCGTGACGCTGCCCGCGCCGGCGGACACGGTGAACGTGCACGTCGCCGGCGGGAACATCCTGACGCTGCAGCAGCCCGCGCTGACGTCGTCGCGCGTGCGCCAGAGCGTGGTCCACCTCCTGGTCGCGCTCGCCGACGACGGCACGGCCACCGGGGATCTCTTCCTGGACGACGGCGAGTCGCCGGAGATGGCCGGGCCACGGAGCAGGTGGAGCCAGATCAAATTCAGCGGCGCGaccgagagcggcggcggcgtggtcagAGTGAGGTCGCATGTGGTGCACGACTCGTACGCGCCGAGCCGGACGATGGCCATCGGCAAGGTGGTGCTCATGGGGCTccggtcggcggcgccgcccaagGGGTTCGCCGTTTATGCCAACGGCGTCCAGGTGAACGCGAgcacggcggtcggcggcgccgccgggagcCCGGAGAAGGGAGCGCTGGGCGTCGCGCACGTCAGCGGGCTGACGCTGGTCGTCGGGCAGGAGTTCGATCTCAAGGTCGTGATGACCTATTAA
- the LOC4341824 gene encoding alpha-glucosidase isoform X1, producing MATRARPLLLCLCLCFASSCLSSAVDAAAAAGNGYRTTAFLVDDEGRRLRAELVAGGGGGNTAYGGDVQRLDVYARFRFLRRSGVLRNSRRGSSSSRASLETDSRLHVRITDADHPRWEVPQDVIPRPSPDSFLAATRPGGGRVLSTATSDLTFAIHTSPFRFTVTRRSTGDVLFDTTPNLVFKDRYLELTSSLPPPGRASLYGLGEQTKRTFRLQRNDTFTLWNSDIAAGNVDLNLYGSHPFYMDVRSGGGGGGGAAHGVLLLNSNGMDVIYGGSYVTYKVIGGVLDFYFFAGPSPLAVVDQYTQLIGRPAPMPYWSFGFHQCRYGYKNVADLEGVVAGYAKARIPLEVMWTDIDYMDAYKDFTLDPVNFPADRMRPFVDRLHRNGQKFVVIIDPGINVNTTYGTFVRGMKQDIFLKWNGSNYLGVVWPGNVYFPDFLNPRAAEFWAREIAAFRRTLPVDGLWVDMNEISNFVDPPPLNAIDDPPYRINNSGVRRPINNKTVPASAVHYGGVAEYDAHNLFGFLEARATHDALLRDTGRRPFVLSRSTFVGSGRYTAHWTGDNAATWEDLHYSINTMLSFGLFGIPMIGADICGFGGNTTEELCSRWIQLGAFYPFSRDHSAIGTVRRELYLWESVARSARKALGLRYRLLPYLYTLMYEAHTTGAPIARPLFFSYPGDVETYGIDRQFLLGRGVLVSPVLEPGATTVTAYFPAGRWFSLYDFSLAVATKTGKRVTLPAPADTVNVHVAGGNILTLQQPALTSSRVRQSVVHLLVALADDGTATGDLFLDDGESPEMAGPRSRWSQIKFSGATESGGGVVRVRSHVVHDSYAPSRTMAIGKVVLMGLRSAAPPKGFAVYANGVQVNASTAVGGAAGSPEKGALGVAHVSGLTLVVGQEFDLKVVMTY from the exons attccggttcctccgacgctccggtgtacttcgaaatagtcgccgaggttcctccagcagcagagcaag CCTGGAGACGGACAGCCGGCTACACGTCCGCATCACCGACGCCGACCACCCTCGATGGGAGGTGCCCCAGGACGTCATCCCGCGCCCCTCGCCGGActccttcctcgccgccacacgcccaggcggcggccgcgtcctctCCACGGCGACCTCCGACCTCACCTTCGCCATCCACACCTCCCCGTTCCGCTTCACCGTCACCCGCCGCTCCACCGGTGACGTCCTCTTCGACACCACCCCAAACCTCGTCTTCAAGGATCGCTACCTCGAGCTCAcctcctcgctgccgccgcccggccgcgcgTCGCTGTACGGCCTCGGCGAGCAGACCAAGCGCACGTTCCGGCTCCAGCGGAATGACACCTTCACGCTCTGGAACTCCGACATCGCCGCCGGCAACGTCGACCTCAACCTGTACGGCTCCCACCCCTTCTACATGGACgtgcgctccggcggcggcggcggcggcggcgcggcgcacggcGTGCTCCTCCTTAACAGCAACGGCATGGACGTCATCTATGGCGGATCCTACGTCACCTACAAGGTGATCGGCGGCGTGCTGGATTTCTACTTCTTCGCCGGCCCGTCCcctctcgccgtcgtcgaccagTACACCCAGCTCATCGGCCGACCTGCCCCCATGCCGTACTGGTCATTCG GGTTCCACCAGTGCAGGTACGGGTACAAGAACGTGGCTGATCTTgagggcgtcgtcgccggctaCGCCAAGGCGAGGATCCCACTGGAGGTGATGTGGACGGACATCGATTACATGGACGCCTACAAGGACTTCACGCTTGATCCGGTGAACTTCCCGGCCGACCGGATGCGGCCGTTCGTCGACCGCCTCCACCGCAACGGCCAGAAGTTCGTCGTCATCATTGACCCAG GGATCAACGTGAACACGACGTACGGGACGTTCGTCCGGGGAATGAAGCAGGACATCTTCTTGAAGTGGAACGGGAGCAACTACCTCGGCGTGGTGTGGCCGGGGAACGTCTACTTCCCGGACTTCCTCAACCCGCGCGCCGCCGAGTTCTGGGCGCGCGAGATCGCCGCGTTCCGGCGGACCCTCCCCGTCGACGGGCTGTGGGTCGACATGAACGAGATCTCCAACTTCGTCGACCCGCCGCCGCTCAACGCGATCGACGACCCGCCGTACCGCATCAACAACTCCGGCGTGCGCCGCCCCATCAACAACAAGACGGTGCCGGCCTCCGCCGTGCACTACGGCGGCGTGGCCGAGTACGACGCGCACAACCTCTTCGGCTTCCTCGAGGCGCGGGCCACGCACGACGCGCTGCTCCGTGACACCGGCCGCCGGCCGTTCGTGCTCAGCCGCTCCACGTTCGTCGGCTCCGGCAGGTACACCGCTCACTGGACCGGCGACAACGCCGCGACGTGGGAGGACCTCCACTACTCCATCAACACCATGCTCAGCTTCGGCCTCTTCGGCATCCCCATGATCGGCGCCGACATCTGCGGCTTCGGCGGCAACACCACCGAGGAGCTCTGCAGCCGCTGGATTCAG CTTGGCGCGTTCTACCCGTTCTCGAGGGATCACTCGGCGATCGGCACCGTCCGGCGAGAGCTGTACCTGTGGGAGTCGGtggcgaggtcggcgaggaaggCGCTCGGCCTGCGCTACCGGCTGCTCCCCTACTTGTACACGCTCATGTACGAGGCGCACACCACCGGCGCGCCCATCGCGCGGCCGCTCTTCTTCTCCTACCCCGGCGACGTCGAGACGTACGGCATCGACAGGCAGTTCCTGCTCGGGCGCGGCGTGCTCGTGTCGCCGGTGCTCGAGCCGGGCGCGACCACCGTCACCGCCTACTTCCCGGCCGGACGGTGGTTCAGCCTCTACGACttctccctcgccgtcgccacgaAGACCGGCAAGCGCGTGACGCTGCCCGCGCCGGCGGACACGGTGAACGTGCACGTCGCCGGCGGGAACATCCTGACGCTGCAGCAGCCCGCGCTGACGTCGTCGCGCGTGCGCCAGAGCGTGGTCCACCTCCTGGTCGCGCTCGCCGACGACGGCACGGCCACCGGGGATCTCTTCCTGGACGACGGCGAGTCGCCGGAGATGGCCGGGCCACGGAGCAGGTGGAGCCAGATCAAATTCAGCGGCGCGaccgagagcggcggcggcgtggtcagAGTGAGGTCGCATGTGGTGCACGACTCGTACGCGCCGAGCCGGACGATGGCCATCGGCAAGGTGGTGCTCATGGGGCTccggtcggcggcgccgcccaagGGGTTCGCCGTTTATGCCAACGGCGTCCAGGTGAACGCGAgcacggcggtcggcggcgccgccgggagcCCGGAGAAGGGAGCGCTGGGCGTCGCGCACGTCAGCGGGCTGACGCTGGTCGTCGGGCAGGAGTTCGATCTCAAGGTCGTGATGACCTATTAA
- the LOC4341824 gene encoding alpha-glucosidase isoform X3, with translation MMGSPPAPPARRLGALAVFLLALFLAAPWGVDCGYNVASVAGSKNRLRARLELAGGGGGAAPELGPDVRRLSLTARFRFLRRSGVLRNSRRGSSSSRASLETDSRLHVRITDADHPRWEVPQDVIPRPSPDSFLAATRPGGGRVLSTATSDLTFAIHTSPFRFTVTRRSTGDVLFDTTPNLVFKDRYLELTSSLPPPGRASLYGLGEQTKRTFRLQRNDTFTLWNSDIAAGNVDLNLYGSHPFYMDVRSGGGGGGGAAHGVLLLNSNGMDVIYGGSYVTYKVIGGVLDFYFFAGPSPLAVVDQYTQLIGRPAPMPYWSFGFHQCRYGYKNVADLEGVVAGYAKARIPLEVMWTDIDYMDAYKDFTLDPVNFPADRMRPFVDRLHRNGQKFVVIIDPGINVNTTYGTFVRGMKQDIFLKWNGSNYLGVVWPGNVYFPDFLNPRAAEFWAREIAAFRRTLPVDGLWVDMNEISNFVDPPPLNAIDDPPYRINNSGVRRPINNKTVPASAVHYGGVAEYDAHNLFGFLEARATHDALLRDTGRRPFVLSRSTFVGSGRYTAHWTGDNAATWEDLHYSINTMLSFGLFGIPMIGADICGFGGNTTEELCSRWIQLGAFYPFSRDHSAIGTVRRELYLWESVARSARKALGLRYRLLPYLYTLMYEAHTTGAPIARPLFFSYPGDVETYGIDRQFLLGRGVLVSPVLEPGATTVTAYFPAGRWFSLYDFSLAVATKTGKRVTLPAPADTVNVHVAGGNILTLQQPALTSSRVRQSVVHLLVALADDGTATGDLFLDDGESPEMAGPRSRWSQIKFSGATESGGGVVRVRSHVVHDSYAPSRTMAIGKVVLMGLRSAAPPKGFAVYANGVQVNASTAVGGAAGSPEKGALGVAHVSGLTLVVGQEFDLKVVMTY, from the exons ATGatgggctcgccgccggcgccgccggcgcgtcgTCTTGGCGCTCTCGCCGTCTTCTTGCTCGCTCTCTTCCTCGCCGCGCCGTGGGGCGTCGACTGCGGGTACAACGTCGCGTCGGTGGCCGGGTCGAAGAACCGGCTGAGGGCGCggctggagctcgccggcggcggcggcggcgcggcgccggagCTCGGCCCCGACGTGCGGCGGCTCAGCCTGACAGCGAG attccggttcctccgacgctccggtgtacttcgaaatagtcgccgaggttcctccagcagcagagcaag CCTGGAGACGGACAGCCGGCTACACGTCCGCATCACCGACGCCGACCACCCTCGATGGGAGGTGCCCCAGGACGTCATCCCGCGCCCCTCGCCGGActccttcctcgccgccacacgcccaggcggcggccgcgtcctctCCACGGCGACCTCCGACCTCACCTTCGCCATCCACACCTCCCCGTTCCGCTTCACCGTCACCCGCCGCTCCACCGGTGACGTCCTCTTCGACACCACCCCAAACCTCGTCTTCAAGGATCGCTACCTCGAGCTCAcctcctcgctgccgccgcccggccgcgcgTCGCTGTACGGCCTCGGCGAGCAGACCAAGCGCACGTTCCGGCTCCAGCGGAATGACACCTTCACGCTCTGGAACTCCGACATCGCCGCCGGCAACGTCGACCTCAACCTGTACGGCTCCCACCCCTTCTACATGGACgtgcgctccggcggcggcggcggcggcggcgcggcgcacggcGTGCTCCTCCTTAACAGCAACGGCATGGACGTCATCTATGGCGGATCCTACGTCACCTACAAGGTGATCGGCGGCGTGCTGGATTTCTACTTCTTCGCCGGCCCGTCCcctctcgccgtcgtcgaccagTACACCCAGCTCATCGGCCGACCTGCCCCCATGCCGTACTGGTCATTCG GGTTCCACCAGTGCAGGTACGGGTACAAGAACGTGGCTGATCTTgagggcgtcgtcgccggctaCGCCAAGGCGAGGATCCCACTGGAGGTGATGTGGACGGACATCGATTACATGGACGCCTACAAGGACTTCACGCTTGATCCGGTGAACTTCCCGGCCGACCGGATGCGGCCGTTCGTCGACCGCCTCCACCGCAACGGCCAGAAGTTCGTCGTCATCATTGACCCAG GGATCAACGTGAACACGACGTACGGGACGTTCGTCCGGGGAATGAAGCAGGACATCTTCTTGAAGTGGAACGGGAGCAACTACCTCGGCGTGGTGTGGCCGGGGAACGTCTACTTCCCGGACTTCCTCAACCCGCGCGCCGCCGAGTTCTGGGCGCGCGAGATCGCCGCGTTCCGGCGGACCCTCCCCGTCGACGGGCTGTGGGTCGACATGAACGAGATCTCCAACTTCGTCGACCCGCCGCCGCTCAACGCGATCGACGACCCGCCGTACCGCATCAACAACTCCGGCGTGCGCCGCCCCATCAACAACAAGACGGTGCCGGCCTCCGCCGTGCACTACGGCGGCGTGGCCGAGTACGACGCGCACAACCTCTTCGGCTTCCTCGAGGCGCGGGCCACGCACGACGCGCTGCTCCGTGACACCGGCCGCCGGCCGTTCGTGCTCAGCCGCTCCACGTTCGTCGGCTCCGGCAGGTACACCGCTCACTGGACCGGCGACAACGCCGCGACGTGGGAGGACCTCCACTACTCCATCAACACCATGCTCAGCTTCGGCCTCTTCGGCATCCCCATGATCGGCGCCGACATCTGCGGCTTCGGCGGCAACACCACCGAGGAGCTCTGCAGCCGCTGGATTCAG CTTGGCGCGTTCTACCCGTTCTCGAGGGATCACTCGGCGATCGGCACCGTCCGGCGAGAGCTGTACCTGTGGGAGTCGGtggcgaggtcggcgaggaaggCGCTCGGCCTGCGCTACCGGCTGCTCCCCTACTTGTACACGCTCATGTACGAGGCGCACACCACCGGCGCGCCCATCGCGCGGCCGCTCTTCTTCTCCTACCCCGGCGACGTCGAGACGTACGGCATCGACAGGCAGTTCCTGCTCGGGCGCGGCGTGCTCGTGTCGCCGGTGCTCGAGCCGGGCGCGACCACCGTCACCGCCTACTTCCCGGCCGGACGGTGGTTCAGCCTCTACGACttctccctcgccgtcgccacgaAGACCGGCAAGCGCGTGACGCTGCCCGCGCCGGCGGACACGGTGAACGTGCACGTCGCCGGCGGGAACATCCTGACGCTGCAGCAGCCCGCGCTGACGTCGTCGCGCGTGCGCCAGAGCGTGGTCCACCTCCTGGTCGCGCTCGCCGACGACGGCACGGCCACCGGGGATCTCTTCCTGGACGACGGCGAGTCGCCGGAGATGGCCGGGCCACGGAGCAGGTGGAGCCAGATCAAATTCAGCGGCGCGaccgagagcggcggcggcgtggtcagAGTGAGGTCGCATGTGGTGCACGACTCGTACGCGCCGAGCCGGACGATGGCCATCGGCAAGGTGGTGCTCATGGGGCTccggtcggcggcgccgcccaagGGGTTCGCCGTTTATGCCAACGGCGTCCAGGTGAACGCGAgcacggcggtcggcggcgccgccgggagcCCGGAGAAGGGAGCGCTGGGCGTCGCGCACGTCAGCGGGCTGACGCTGGTCGTCGGGCAGGAGTTCGATCTCAAGGTCGTGATGACCTATTAA
- the LOC4341824 gene encoding alpha-glucosidase precursor — protein MMGSPPAPPARRLGALAVFLLALFLAAPWGVDCGYNVASVAGSKNRLRARLELAGGGGGAAPELGPDVRRLSLTASLETDSRLHVRITDADHPRWEVPQDVIPRPSPDSFLAATRPGGGRVLSTATSDLTFAIHTSPFRFTVTRRSTGDVLFDTTPNLVFKDRYLELTSSLPPPGRASLYGLGEQTKRTFRLQRNDTFTLWNSDIAAGNVDLNLYGSHPFYMDVRSGGGGGGGAAHGVLLLNSNGMDVIYGGSYVTYKVIGGVLDFYFFAGPSPLAVVDQYTQLIGRPAPMPYWSFGFHQCRYGYKNVADLEGVVAGYAKARIPLEVMWTDIDYMDAYKDFTLDPVNFPADRMRPFVDRLHRNGQKFVVIIDPGINVNTTYGTFVRGMKQDIFLKWNGSNYLGVVWPGNVYFPDFLNPRAAEFWAREIAAFRRTLPVDGLWVDMNEISNFVDPPPLNAIDDPPYRINNSGVRRPINNKTVPASAVHYGGVAEYDAHNLFGFLEARATHDALLRDTGRRPFVLSRSTFVGSGRYTAHWTGDNAATWEDLHYSINTMLSFGLFGIPMIGADICGFGGNTTEELCSRWIQLGAFYPFSRDHSAIGTVRRELYLWESVARSARKALGLRYRLLPYLYTLMYEAHTTGAPIARPLFFSYPGDVETYGIDRQFLLGRGVLVSPVLEPGATTVTAYFPAGRWFSLYDFSLAVATKTGKRVTLPAPADTVNVHVAGGNILTLQQPALTSSRVRQSVVHLLVALADDGTATGDLFLDDGESPEMAGPRSRWSQIKFSGATESGGGVVRVRSHVVHDSYAPSRTMAIGKVVLMGLRSAAPPKGFAVYANGVQVNASTAVGGAAGSPEKGALGVAHVSGLTLVVGQEFDLKVVMTY, from the exons ATGatgggctcgccgccggcgccgccggcgcgtcgTCTTGGCGCTCTCGCCGTCTTCTTGCTCGCTCTCTTCCTCGCCGCGCCGTGGGGCGTCGACTGCGGGTACAACGTCGCGTCGGTGGCCGGGTCGAAGAACCGGCTGAGGGCGCggctggagctcgccggcggcggcggcggcgcggcgccggagCTCGGCCCCGACGTGCGGCGGCTCAGCCTGACAGCGAG CCTGGAGACGGACAGCCGGCTACACGTCCGCATCACCGACGCCGACCACCCTCGATGGGAGGTGCCCCAGGACGTCATCCCGCGCCCCTCGCCGGActccttcctcgccgccacacgcccaggcggcggccgcgtcctctCCACGGCGACCTCCGACCTCACCTTCGCCATCCACACCTCCCCGTTCCGCTTCACCGTCACCCGCCGCTCCACCGGTGACGTCCTCTTCGACACCACCCCAAACCTCGTCTTCAAGGATCGCTACCTCGAGCTCAcctcctcgctgccgccgcccggccgcgcgTCGCTGTACGGCCTCGGCGAGCAGACCAAGCGCACGTTCCGGCTCCAGCGGAATGACACCTTCACGCTCTGGAACTCCGACATCGCCGCCGGCAACGTCGACCTCAACCTGTACGGCTCCCACCCCTTCTACATGGACgtgcgctccggcggcggcggcggcggcggcgcggcgcacggcGTGCTCCTCCTTAACAGCAACGGCATGGACGTCATCTATGGCGGATCCTACGTCACCTACAAGGTGATCGGCGGCGTGCTGGATTTCTACTTCTTCGCCGGCCCGTCCcctctcgccgtcgtcgaccagTACACCCAGCTCATCGGCCGACCTGCCCCCATGCCGTACTGGTCATTCG GGTTCCACCAGTGCAGGTACGGGTACAAGAACGTGGCTGATCTTgagggcgtcgtcgccggctaCGCCAAGGCGAGGATCCCACTGGAGGTGATGTGGACGGACATCGATTACATGGACGCCTACAAGGACTTCACGCTTGATCCGGTGAACTTCCCGGCCGACCGGATGCGGCCGTTCGTCGACCGCCTCCACCGCAACGGCCAGAAGTTCGTCGTCATCATTGACCCAG GGATCAACGTGAACACGACGTACGGGACGTTCGTCCGGGGAATGAAGCAGGACATCTTCTTGAAGTGGAACGGGAGCAACTACCTCGGCGTGGTGTGGCCGGGGAACGTCTACTTCCCGGACTTCCTCAACCCGCGCGCCGCCGAGTTCTGGGCGCGCGAGATCGCCGCGTTCCGGCGGACCCTCCCCGTCGACGGGCTGTGGGTCGACATGAACGAGATCTCCAACTTCGTCGACCCGCCGCCGCTCAACGCGATCGACGACCCGCCGTACCGCATCAACAACTCCGGCGTGCGCCGCCCCATCAACAACAAGACGGTGCCGGCCTCCGCCGTGCACTACGGCGGCGTGGCCGAGTACGACGCGCACAACCTCTTCGGCTTCCTCGAGGCGCGGGCCACGCACGACGCGCTGCTCCGTGACACCGGCCGCCGGCCGTTCGTGCTCAGCCGCTCCACGTTCGTCGGCTCCGGCAGGTACACCGCTCACTGGACCGGCGACAACGCCGCGACGTGGGAGGACCTCCACTACTCCATCAACACCATGCTCAGCTTCGGCCTCTTCGGCATCCCCATGATCGGCGCCGACATCTGCGGCTTCGGCGGCAACACCACCGAGGAGCTCTGCAGCCGCTGGATTCAG CTTGGCGCGTTCTACCCGTTCTCGAGGGATCACTCGGCGATCGGCACCGTCCGGCGAGAGCTGTACCTGTGGGAGTCGGtggcgaggtcggcgaggaaggCGCTCGGCCTGCGCTACCGGCTGCTCCCCTACTTGTACACGCTCATGTACGAGGCGCACACCACCGGCGCGCCCATCGCGCGGCCGCTCTTCTTCTCCTACCCCGGCGACGTCGAGACGTACGGCATCGACAGGCAGTTCCTGCTCGGGCGCGGCGTGCTCGTGTCGCCGGTGCTCGAGCCGGGCGCGACCACCGTCACCGCCTACTTCCCGGCCGGACGGTGGTTCAGCCTCTACGACttctccctcgccgtcgccacgaAGACCGGCAAGCGCGTGACGCTGCCCGCGCCGGCGGACACGGTGAACGTGCACGTCGCCGGCGGGAACATCCTGACGCTGCAGCAGCCCGCGCTGACGTCGTCGCGCGTGCGCCAGAGCGTGGTCCACCTCCTGGTCGCGCTCGCCGACGACGGCACGGCCACCGGGGATCTCTTCCTGGACGACGGCGAGTCGCCGGAGATGGCCGGGCCACGGAGCAGGTGGAGCCAGATCAAATTCAGCGGCGCGaccgagagcggcggcggcgtggtcagAGTGAGGTCGCATGTGGTGCACGACTCGTACGCGCCGAGCCGGACGATGGCCATCGGCAAGGTGGTGCTCATGGGGCTccggtcggcggcgccgcccaagGGGTTCGCCGTTTATGCCAACGGCGTCCAGGTGAACGCGAgcacggcggtcggcggcgccgccgggagcCCGGAGAAGGGAGCGCTGGGCGTCGCGCACGTCAGCGGGCTGACGCTGGTCGTCGGGCAGGAGTTCGATCTCAAGGTCGTGATGACCTATTAA